The following proteins are co-located in the Sporolactobacillus pectinivorans genome:
- a CDS encoding response regulator, with translation MAGRILIVDDAAFMRMMLKDILTKNGFEVVGEGANGNEAVSKYEELKPDLVTLDITMPELDGIQALKKIKAKDSDCKVIMCSAMGQQSMVIDAIQAGAKDFIVKPFQADRVIEAIKKTLG, from the coding sequence TTGGCAGGACGGATTCTGATTGTTGACGATGCAGCATTTATGAGAATGATGCTGAAAGATATTTTGACAAAAAATGGTTTTGAAGTTGTGGGTGAAGGCGCAAATGGCAATGAAGCTGTTTCCAAGTATGAAGAGCTTAAACCTGATCTGGTAACATTGGATATTACGATGCCGGAACTAGATGGCATTCAGGCACTTAAAAAAATAAAAGCCAAGGATTCGGACTGCAAGGTCATCATGTGCTCTGCGATGGGTCAGCAGTCGATGGTTATCGATGCGATCCAGGCCGGGGCAAAAGATTTTATTGTCAAGCCGTTTCAGGCTGATCGGGTGATCGAAGCTATTAAGAAAACACTTGGATAA
- a CDS encoding flagellar biosynthetic protein FliO gives MPRGLIALVIALALIFGTNTHALAADPANGTVADMFKNQSSGHKSQTDQNHSAQTNSNNASPSALGGSNLFIDFVKIVFALLLVLALIYLLYRFAAKRTGKFRTRNALKNLGGVSVGTNRSVQLIRVGNEVMVIGVGDTVQLLKEISDPAEIEVLSEQEEAANHMEKSVIKALQWTGKTLRKRDNEKNDNWETMKSKFRERLSLLNSEREEKMKEVIREVKRDE, from the coding sequence TTGCCAAGAGGACTTATAGCTCTTGTAATCGCACTGGCTCTGATCTTCGGCACGAATACCCATGCCTTGGCGGCGGATCCGGCAAACGGAACAGTTGCAGATATGTTCAAAAATCAGAGCAGTGGGCATAAATCCCAGACAGATCAAAACCACAGCGCTCAGACAAACAGTAATAACGCGTCCCCTTCGGCATTAGGCGGTTCGAATCTGTTTATCGATTTTGTGAAGATTGTTTTTGCTCTCCTGCTTGTTCTCGCACTGATTTACCTTTTATACCGCTTTGCGGCTAAACGGACGGGAAAGTTCAGAACGAGGAATGCGCTGAAGAACCTCGGCGGTGTTTCTGTGGGCACAAACAGATCGGTACAGCTGATTAGAGTTGGAAATGAAGTGATGGTGATCGGCGTAGGGGACACCGTGCAATTGCTTAAGGAAATCAGCGATCCTGCTGAGATTGAAGTGCTGTCAGAACAAGAGGAAGCAGCTAACCACATGGAAAAAAGCGTGATCAAAGCTTTGCAATGGACCGGGAAAACGCTCAGAAAAAGAGATAACGAAAAGAACGATAATTGGGAAACAATGAAGTCAAAGTTTAGAGAGCGTTTGAGCCTGCTGAACAGCGAGCGGGAGGAAAAGATGAAAGAAGTTATTCGGGAGGTTAAGCGGGATGAATAG
- the fliP gene encoding flagellar type III secretion system pore protein FliP (The bacterial flagellar biogenesis protein FliP forms a type III secretion system (T3SS)-type pore required for flagellar assembly.): MNSIPGIPSGLLTSQPQNVATTVQLLLILTVLSLAPAILIMMTSFTRIIIVLSFVRTSLSTQQMPPNQVLIGLALFLTFFIMAPVYGQINSDAIQPYMKGKITQQQAMTRAEDPVKTFMARETREKDLQLFMSYGKYKMPSKIQDIPLTALVPAFTISELTTAFQMGFMIFIPFLVIDMVVASILMAMGMMMLPPVMISLPFKILLFIMVDGWYLIVVSLLKSYQ, from the coding sequence ATGAATAGTATACCGGGCATACCATCAGGTTTATTGACCAGCCAGCCTCAGAATGTTGCTACGACAGTTCAATTGCTGCTCATTCTGACTGTGCTTTCATTGGCTCCGGCTATTCTGATTATGATGACATCTTTTACAAGAATCATTATTGTTCTTTCCTTTGTAAGGACGTCACTCTCAACCCAGCAAATGCCGCCGAACCAGGTGCTGATCGGATTGGCACTGTTTCTGACTTTTTTCATCATGGCACCCGTCTATGGACAGATCAACTCTGATGCGATCCAGCCCTATATGAAGGGCAAAATCACGCAACAGCAGGCGATGACGCGTGCCGAAGATCCGGTCAAGACTTTTATGGCGAGGGAGACACGGGAAAAGGACTTGCAGCTGTTTATGAGTTACGGCAAATACAAGATGCCGTCAAAGATACAGGACATTCCTTTGACCGCACTCGTCCCGGCTTTCACAATCAGCGAATTGACGACCGCTTTCCAAATGGGCTTTATGATTTTCATACCCTTCCTGGTTATCGATATGGTAGTGGCAAGTATTCTGATGGCTATGGGCATGATGATGCTTCCGCCTGTCATGATTTCACTGCCCTTTAAAATCCTGTTGTTTATTATGGTAGATGGCTGGTATCTGATTGTCGTGTCGTTGCTTAAAAGTTATCAGTGA
- the fliQ gene encoding flagellar biosynthesis protein FliQ, which yields MSAETVLSIADQSVMIILMVGGPLLIIALVVGLIVSIFQAATQIQEQTLAFIPKIVAILFGLIFFGPWMLSQMLTFTQNIFANLPNFIR from the coding sequence ATGAGTGCAGAAACAGTGCTGTCTATTGCCGATCAGAGTGTCATGATTATTTTGATGGTTGGCGGTCCCCTGCTTATTATTGCGCTGGTAGTCGGTCTGATCGTCAGCATCTTTCAGGCAGCCACCCAGATCCAGGAGCAGACTCTCGCGTTTATTCCTAAAATTGTTGCCATTTTGTTTGGGCTGATCTTTTTCGGACCATGGATGCTGTCGCAAATGCTTACTTTTACACAGAATATTTTTGCCAACTTGCCGAATTTTATCAGATAG
- the fliR gene encoding flagellar biosynthetic protein FliR → MSILNAVPAFLLVLVRISSFLVTMPIFSYRTIPNTVKIGFALVLSLLIDVTLFKSQVIPLNGLFILLVMKEVLVGLAMGFVAGILTYAVQFGGAIIDLQMGFSIANTISPENGSATPLTGQLLYMLQILFFLGVGAHYMLLNGLMYSFSLFPLNSLNIQLANGNTVEFVTRLVAQMLLIGVQLAMPIVGCLFLVDIAVGLVARTVPQVNVFVVGLPLKIIVGFLMMLVVFPIFIVLFRVVFESTTDAFSTYMRLLGSS, encoded by the coding sequence GTGTCAATCTTAAATGCAGTTCCTGCTTTCTTGCTGGTGCTTGTAAGAATTTCCAGCTTTTTAGTCACAATGCCGATTTTTTCATACCGAACCATTCCCAATACAGTCAAGATTGGGTTTGCATTGGTTTTGTCTCTGCTGATTGATGTAACACTTTTTAAAAGCCAGGTGATTCCTCTTAATGGATTGTTTATCCTGCTTGTGATGAAGGAAGTGCTGGTTGGTCTGGCAATGGGCTTTGTTGCTGGAATTCTTACATACGCTGTCCAGTTTGGAGGGGCTATTATCGACCTTCAGATGGGTTTTTCCATAGCCAACACAATTAGTCCTGAAAATGGATCGGCAACGCCGCTGACTGGTCAGCTGCTCTATATGCTTCAGATTCTTTTTTTCCTTGGTGTGGGAGCACACTATATGCTTTTGAATGGTCTAATGTACAGTTTCAGTCTGTTTCCACTAAACAGTTTGAACATTCAGCTTGCAAATGGAAACACGGTTGAATTTGTAACCCGGCTTGTTGCTCAGATGCTTTTGATTGGTGTACAGCTGGCTATGCCTATTGTCGGATGTCTTTTCCTGGTTGATATAGCTGTTGGATTGGTTGCACGGACAGTCCCTCAAGTCAACGTTTTTGTTGTTGGTCTTCCATTAAAAATTATTGTCGGTTTTCTTATGATGCTGGTTGTTTTCCCGATCTTCATCGTCTTATTTCGCGTTGTTTTCGAATCGACAACAGATGCATTCAGTACGTACATGCGTCTGCTAGGGAGTTCTTGA
- the flhB gene encoding flagellar biosynthesis protein FlhB encodes MGICRYPLDLQFFAGEKTEKATPHKREESRKQGEVFKSVDLSTAVSLLAFFLYFWFAGGTVGGKLANMMSGIFQNSLTMNLSENNVHSFFSNLSLQSLTLLIPIFVVALAVGIASQLFQVGFLFQPELLAFKPERIGLLKGLKRVYSLKAIVELLKSLLKILLIGLVAFSVIWLNRVAVTESAEKSLGDGLATMSKIVLDMGLAVSVTLIVLAVFDYFYQRFEYEKNMRMSKQDIKDEFKNMEGDPKIKSRIRQRQKQMAMRRMMQELPKADVVITNPTHFAVALQYESGRMSAPKVIAKGADHVAFRIKAIAREHEITIVERKPLARALYFQLEIGDSVPEKFFKAVAEILAYVYRLNGKA; translated from the coding sequence ATGGGAATTTGCCGTTATCCACTCGATCTTCAGTTTTTTGCAGGAGAAAAGACTGAAAAAGCGACACCACATAAGCGGGAGGAAAGCAGAAAACAAGGGGAAGTTTTCAAAAGTGTGGATCTGAGCACGGCGGTCAGCTTGCTGGCTTTTTTCCTCTACTTTTGGTTTGCCGGCGGAACAGTCGGCGGAAAACTGGCGAATATGATGTCGGGGATTTTTCAGAATTCGTTGACCATGAATCTGTCTGAGAATAATGTGCACAGTTTTTTTTCCAATCTGTCACTTCAGTCACTCACGCTCTTAATCCCAATTTTTGTTGTGGCTCTAGCCGTCGGTATTGCTAGTCAGCTTTTTCAAGTTGGCTTTCTCTTTCAGCCGGAGTTGCTTGCCTTCAAACCGGAGCGCATCGGCCTGTTGAAGGGATTGAAACGCGTCTATTCTCTGAAAGCCATTGTCGAACTGCTTAAATCACTGCTCAAAATCCTGCTCATCGGGCTGGTTGCTTTTTCGGTCATTTGGTTAAATCGGGTGGCCGTAACTGAATCGGCGGAGAAATCTCTGGGTGACGGGCTGGCGACCATGTCAAAAATAGTTCTTGATATGGGTTTGGCTGTTTCTGTGACTTTAATCGTTCTAGCAGTTTTTGATTACTTTTATCAGAGATTTGAATACGAGAAGAACATGCGGATGTCCAAACAGGATATCAAAGATGAGTTTAAAAATATGGAAGGCGATCCAAAGATCAAGTCAAGGATCAGACAAAGGCAGAAGCAGATGGCGATGCGCCGCATGATGCAGGAATTGCCTAAAGCAGATGTAGTGATCACCAATCCGACGCATTTTGCGGTGGCCCTTCAGTATGAATCAGGCAGAATGTCGGCACCGAAAGTTATTGCGAAAGGCGCGGATCACGTGGCTTTTCGTATCAAGGCGATAGCGAGGGAACATGAAATCACTATTGTTGAGCGTAAACCGCTGGCGCGTGCCTTGTATTTTCAATTGGAAATCGGCGACAGTGTTCCGGAAAAGTTTTTTAAAGCGGTAGCCGAGATATTGGCATATGTTTATCGTCTGAATGGAAAAGCGTAA
- the flhA gene encoding flagellar biosynthesis protein FlhA: MKRRDFIVIVGVVAIVMMLIIPLPSALLSFLIILNISLALTILLVTLNVTGPLEFSVFPSLLLIMTLFRIGLNVSTTRLILTQGNAGQVIEAFGQFVVANNVIVGLVVFLILIIVQFIVITKGAERVAEVAARFTLDAMPGKQMSIDADMNAGLIDDREAKKRREKITREADFYGAMDGASKFVKGDAIASMIIVAINLIVGMIIGVLQQGLSMADAAQNFSLLSVGDGIVSQIPALLISTATGIIVTRSSSEKNMGREVTDQLLAFPVMLIVAGSVVFILGLTPIGMVATLPIALLLVIAGVLTRRNRQKEIKAKTTDADKKVEDKFKNQENVINLLQMDPVEFEFGYALVPLADSSQGGDLLDRIVMIRRQLALELGIVLPVVRIRDNIQLEPNSYRIKINGSEVARGELMLDHYLAMSPGVEDESIKGVETTEPAFGMKALWIDEPTKEHAEMAGYTVVDPPSVVSTHLTEVLRGHAWELVGRQETKQLIDHLKEHSPALVEAVTPEPMNIGDIQKVLVNLLKEKLSIRNLPVIFETLADYAQMSRDTGLLTEYVRQALSRQITEQFTKPGESLKVLTLSPDLERKISDSVQKTDHGNFLAMDTATTTQVLKNLSSSNEKWTDMDSDPVILCSPAVRMYVHQLTERYFPNIHVLSYNELETDVEVQSIGVLDAA, from the coding sequence ATGAAAAGAAGGGATTTTATTGTCATCGTCGGCGTTGTTGCGATCGTAATGATGCTGATTATTCCATTGCCGTCCGCACTGCTCAGCTTCTTGATCATTCTTAATATTTCACTGGCACTGACCATTCTCCTTGTTACCCTGAATGTTACCGGACCGCTGGAGTTTTCAGTATTTCCTTCACTGCTGCTGATTATGACGCTTTTCCGTATTGGATTGAATGTGTCGACAACGCGGTTGATACTGACACAAGGCAATGCCGGACAAGTCATTGAAGCCTTCGGTCAGTTTGTGGTTGCCAATAATGTCATTGTTGGCTTAGTTGTATTCCTGATCCTGATTATTGTGCAGTTCATTGTTATCACCAAGGGCGCTGAACGTGTCGCTGAAGTTGCGGCGAGATTCACACTTGATGCGATGCCCGGTAAACAGATGAGCATTGATGCGGATATGAATGCGGGACTGATTGACGACCGGGAAGCGAAAAAAAGACGGGAGAAAATCACCCGCGAGGCTGATTTTTACGGTGCGATGGATGGGGCAAGTAAATTTGTAAAAGGCGATGCGATCGCCAGCATGATTATTGTTGCCATTAACTTAATCGTCGGCATGATTATCGGTGTGCTGCAGCAGGGCCTGTCCATGGCGGACGCGGCTCAGAATTTCAGCCTCCTTTCGGTAGGTGACGGCATTGTCAGCCAGATCCCGGCGCTGCTGATTTCTACAGCTACTGGTATCATAGTCACAAGGTCTTCTTCAGAGAAAAATATGGGCAGAGAAGTAACCGATCAGCTGCTCGCATTTCCGGTGATGCTTATCGTCGCCGGATCAGTGGTCTTTATTCTCGGCCTGACGCCGATCGGTATGGTTGCTACATTGCCGATTGCTCTGCTGCTTGTTATTGCCGGCGTGCTGACCCGTAGAAATCGGCAAAAGGAAATAAAGGCGAAGACGACGGATGCAGATAAGAAAGTCGAGGATAAGTTTAAAAATCAGGAGAATGTGATCAATCTTCTACAGATGGATCCGGTTGAATTTGAGTTTGGCTATGCACTTGTTCCGCTCGCTGACAGCAGCCAGGGAGGCGATCTGCTTGACCGGATTGTAATGATTCGCCGCCAGCTGGCTTTGGAACTTGGCATTGTGCTTCCAGTCGTCCGGATCAGGGACAACATTCAGCTTGAACCGAACAGTTACCGGATCAAAATTAACGGCAGTGAAGTGGCAAGAGGTGAATTGATGCTTGACCATTATCTCGCGATGAGTCCCGGTGTTGAAGATGAATCAATTAAGGGGGTAGAAACAACGGAACCTGCCTTTGGCATGAAAGCGCTCTGGATTGACGAACCGACCAAAGAACATGCCGAAATGGCGGGTTACACGGTCGTCGATCCGCCATCTGTCGTTTCCACCCATCTGACTGAAGTGTTGCGCGGGCATGCGTGGGAACTTGTGGGACGCCAAGAGACCAAGCAGCTTATCGATCACTTAAAGGAACACTCACCGGCATTGGTTGAGGCGGTGACTCCAGAACCTATGAACATCGGTGATATACAGAAGGTTCTTGTTAACCTTTTGAAAGAGAAGTTATCTATTCGCAATTTGCCCGTTATTTTTGAAACTCTTGCAGATTATGCGCAGATGAGCAGAGATACCGGCCTTTTGACTGAATATGTCCGTCAGGCTCTGTCGAGGCAGATTACTGAGCAGTTTACAAAGCCGGGCGAATCGCTCAAAGTTTTAACATTAAGTCCTGATCTTGAAAGAAAGATCAGCGATTCGGTTCAAAAAACCGATCATGGAAATTTTCTGGCAATGGATACAGCAACGACAACGCAAGTGTTAAAAAATCTGTCGTCCTCTAATGAGAAATGGACGGATATGGACAGTGACCCTGTAATTCTCTGCTCACCCGCTGTTCGCATGTATGTCCATCAATTGACAGAACGCTATTTTCCAAATATTCACGTCCTGTCTTATAACGAACTTGAAACGGATGTAGAAGTTCAAAGCATTGGGGTGCTGGATGCGGCATGA
- a CDS encoding flagellar biosynthesis regulator FlhF, with amino-acid sequence MKKIIAPTMAQAIEKVKQELGSDAVIFQTKKVTNGRFFNLFKQVNVEVLAANDTDTDLSFKDLPKNAEKRHRSLSSGLDDQIGLPFRPSNGKVDRLFSGPVYLDRLRSRLVTQGLKEQHVDDLIKTMVKKWYQSDESLSELELDQLLKDLLVKRLNPKRFQNTVVNHRFVMFLGPTGVGKTTTIAKLAGREILEGGKKVAFITTDTFRIAAISQLKTYADILNIPMEVAYTHQDFHALIGKYADYDRVFIDTAGRNFNEQAYMADMGEMVRDDPQIMLCLVLAATAKLEDLTSLVRRFKPLSAEHLIITKMDETSTYGAIVSTLLEFPEKRILYITNGQQVPDDLKVPNVNEWINFMLGDKNDE; translated from the coding sequence ATGAAAAAAATAATTGCGCCGACAATGGCTCAGGCAATCGAGAAAGTGAAACAGGAACTTGGCAGTGATGCCGTTATCTTTCAAACCAAAAAGGTGACAAACGGACGTTTTTTTAACCTTTTCAAACAGGTGAATGTTGAAGTCCTCGCGGCCAATGATACGGATACAGATCTTTCATTTAAAGATTTACCGAAAAATGCCGAAAAAAGGCATAGGAGTTTGTCTTCAGGTTTAGATGATCAGATTGGATTGCCTTTTCGACCTTCCAATGGAAAAGTTGATCGGCTATTCTCGGGCCCGGTATATCTGGACAGACTGCGATCACGACTGGTGACGCAGGGACTAAAAGAACAGCACGTGGATGATCTGATCAAAACGATGGTAAAAAAATGGTACCAAAGCGATGAATCTTTAAGCGAATTGGAATTGGATCAGCTTTTGAAAGATCTTCTAGTCAAGCGTCTTAATCCGAAGCGCTTTCAGAATACGGTCGTTAATCATCGTTTTGTCATGTTTCTTGGACCAACCGGGGTTGGAAAGACAACGACGATCGCGAAACTGGCCGGGCGTGAAATACTGGAGGGCGGTAAAAAAGTTGCTTTTATCACAACAGATACTTTTCGTATTGCAGCCATAAGTCAGCTGAAAACATACGCAGATATTTTGAACATTCCCATGGAAGTAGCCTATACTCACCAAGACTTCCATGCATTGATTGGCAAGTATGCAGATTATGACCGCGTATTCATCGATACGGCAGGACGCAATTTTAATGAACAGGCATATATGGCTGATATGGGGGAAATGGTTCGTGATGATCCGCAGATCATGTTATGCCTTGTGCTGGCTGCAACGGCAAAACTTGAGGATCTGACTTCACTTGTGCGGCGTTTTAAACCTCTTTCTGCTGAGCATCTGATCATAACCAAGATGGATGAAACCTCAACATATGGAGCAATCGTCAGCACCCTTCTTGAGTTTCCCGAAAAACGTATTTTGTACATAACAAATGGTCAGCAAGTGCCTGATGATCTGAAAGTTCCGAATGTGAATGAATGGATTAACTTCATGCTGGGTGATAAAAATGATGAATGA
- a CDS encoding MinD/ParA family protein has product MNDQAERLRQLVNSRNVPEKAGIVVGILSGKGGVGKSVFSVNFSISLSKMDKKVLIIDLDVGMGNIDHLLGKPAAYNIADSIHDKLRLDDVVFTGPGNVSCISGGSGLDKLFSLDEQNLNTFLEQMEQIRKKYDYVIFDFGAGVSKNMMHFLLAAHQVILVTTPEPPAVADAYSALKILLLNNQNLQVSCVVNMVDHLQEGRETWERLSEASGRFMGTGIKWMSALHRDQAVLRSVKEQVPCVLQYPRARYSIEMKLLTASFLVGDQKNEGADSDHPASFSDRVKAYIRKLGGKRK; this is encoded by the coding sequence ATGAATGATCAGGCAGAGAGATTAAGGCAATTGGTAAACTCAAGGAATGTTCCGGAAAAAGCCGGTATAGTTGTTGGTATCCTAAGCGGCAAGGGAGGCGTTGGCAAGTCCGTTTTCAGCGTTAATTTTTCAATTTCCCTTTCTAAAATGGACAAAAAAGTGCTCATTATCGATCTGGATGTAGGTATGGGCAATATTGACCATCTGCTCGGCAAGCCGGCGGCATACAATATTGCAGATTCCATACACGACAAGCTGAGGCTTGATGACGTTGTTTTCACGGGCCCGGGCAATGTTTCCTGCATTTCGGGCGGCAGCGGTCTGGACAAGCTGTTCAGTCTTGACGAACAGAACCTGAATACTTTTCTGGAGCAGATGGAACAAATCCGCAAAAAATATGACTATGTCATCTTTGATTTTGGAGCCGGGGTGTCGAAGAATATGATGCATTTTCTGCTGGCCGCCCATCAGGTCATTCTCGTTACAACACCTGAACCTCCGGCAGTGGCAGATGCCTACTCGGCTTTGAAAATTCTTCTATTAAACAATCAGAATCTTCAGGTTTCCTGCGTCGTCAATATGGTTGATCATTTGCAGGAAGGCAGAGAAACCTGGGAAAGACTTTCGGAAGCATCCGGCCGCTTTATGGGAACCGGAATTAAATGGATGAGTGCGCTTCACCGGGATCAGGCTGTTCTGCGATCTGTGAAAGAACAGGTCCCCTGTGTTCTACAGTATCCACGCGCGAGGTACAGTATTGAAATGAAGCTTTTGACTGCCTCTTTCCTAGTTGGTGATCAGAAGAATGAAGGCGCCGATTCAGACCATCCCGCTTCGTTTTCAGACCGTGTGAAAGCTTATATCAGAAAGTTGGGAGGGAAAAGAAAATGA
- a CDS encoding protein-glutamate methylesterase/protein-glutamine glutaminase has translation MNPVRVLVVDDSAFMRQTLKAMIEEDSALQVVATARNGRDALNKLVQYRPDVVTLDIIMDGEKDGLQVLHDIMADIPTPTIMVSGAGDENVSYVIEAISNGAFDFIFKPSGRPSDIEHIQHELQTKIKQASISKIRRNVGDCEREIAAADKADVVKTFSGEKKKGSLVFIGTSTGGPRALQIVIPGLKKNLPAPVLVVQHMPPKFTKSLAERLNRISELTVTEAAEGEILGSGHVYIAPGGFHLQIKENSDGMLVVHLVDTLPVHGVKPSADVTLDSLLSIRGRSYVVAILTGMGRDGADGLAALKDAGPDVHTIAESEESCVVFGMPKAAIETNKVDEVCKIHQVASAICNQYGLRGDE, from the coding sequence ATGAACCCTGTTCGCGTGCTTGTTGTTGATGATTCAGCTTTCATGCGCCAGACTCTGAAGGCAATGATCGAAGAGGATTCAGCACTGCAAGTTGTTGCAACAGCCAGAAATGGAAGGGATGCTCTGAACAAATTGGTTCAATACCGCCCGGATGTAGTAACCCTAGATATCATTATGGACGGTGAAAAAGACGGCCTTCAAGTGCTTCATGATATTATGGCTGACATCCCCACCCCAACGATTATGGTTAGCGGCGCAGGCGACGAAAATGTAAGTTATGTCATTGAAGCGATCAGCAACGGCGCATTTGATTTTATTTTTAAACCTTCCGGCAGGCCGTCAGATATTGAACATATTCAGCATGAACTTCAAACAAAGATCAAGCAGGCTTCAATTTCAAAAATACGCAGAAATGTCGGCGATTGTGAAAGAGAAATCGCGGCAGCCGATAAAGCTGATGTTGTGAAAACGTTTAGTGGGGAGAAAAAAAAAGGCTCCCTTGTATTCATCGGAACATCAACAGGAGGTCCGAGAGCTCTGCAAATTGTAATACCCGGACTGAAGAAAAATCTGCCTGCGCCAGTGCTCGTCGTTCAGCACATGCCGCCCAAGTTTACAAAATCGCTGGCAGAAAGACTGAACAGAATATCTGAACTAACTGTCACAGAAGCTGCCGAAGGTGAGATCCTCGGCAGCGGTCATGTCTACATTGCACCCGGAGGCTTTCATTTGCAGATTAAAGAAAATTCCGATGGGATGCTTGTGGTTCACTTGGTGGATACTTTGCCCGTACATGGTGTCAAGCCTTCCGCTGATGTCACCTTAGATTCACTGTTAAGCATACGTGGCCGCTCTTATGTTGTTGCGATACTGACGGGTATGGGTAGGGATGGTGCCGACGGGCTCGCCGCGCTGAAAGATGCCGGGCCCGATGTTCATACAATCGCTGAATCGGAGGAATCGTGCGTTGTTTTCGGCATGCCGAAAGCAGCTATCGAGACGAATAAGGTTGATGAGGTCTGCAAGATTCATCAGGTAGCTTCCGCAATTTGCAATCAATACGGCTTAAGGGGAGATGAATGA